The Podospora pseudopauciseta strain CBS 411.78 chromosome 2 map unlocalized CBS411.78m_2, whole genome shotgun sequence genome has a window encoding:
- a CDS encoding uncharacterized protein (COG:K; EggNog:ENOG503Q4X7), translating to MLVTRQSAPEQSSWSIGKFETAFHKSAESLRMSNSYDAVTQSDWQGQYSFLPPGDNNIFSQSYEHVTGSADHADSQAQPRSVAAPSNALDIEAPKRESPPLGHHRLDPLGLRQPKQPSPIPEQPGNQGEQYAQKATESAHEEPLASTETPGMSLGSNPLSSVSSTGQGPEVGPGQPGNESQTVIKEEDEEVLEDEEMIEGDGDGDAQPQPQTAAERTAQRRKMKRFRLTHQQTRFLMSEFAKQPHPDAAHRERLSREIPGLSPRQVQVWFQNRRAKIKRLTADDRERMIKMRAVPEDFDNLGALHSPYGAVHGLGAPMASPVDLGGSSYDHMMRPLMVDVRRSDGDEHLSPTGLSTAFGGIGFNPSNSLSSPDILSPLSPTSTDRYGYSSHMSSGPLSGGPRTSNPFARQPSIDSSMQMHSHHSRQQIRPLQPLHLRDTMTRSRSDSLQSPLRSSMSWKGDSLDYTTYHGGNPSPQLGGRPHGLYQQDQVGGSSGSGLGGYDSSSYSGSTVQSPTHMNYPNYQSSSLQQSQQRGSRLRAASASLPLGLDLRTQYRSSVGSGNMQSATHSPGPRTTSTSQLGGVSSSYTASFPSAPLTAPVDFSLPRTPGYRSTGSDYSMPQMSAPIAPPNDFSQAFQASMSNSSSRTPIRDSFGGGHGPLGLGQQSQSSVDRNDDYSQDPLGMKRKRSFTAATSSANSGPSVYGATS from the exons ATGCTTGTTACCAGGCAAAGCGCTCCGGAGCAGAGTTCTTGGTCCATTGGCAAATTTGAAACGGCTTTTCACAAGTCCGCGGAAAGCCTACGTATGTCGAACAGCTACGACGCGGTGACGCAGTCAGACTGGCAGGGTCAGTACTCGTTTCTGCCGCCAGGAGACAACAACATCTTCTCTCAGTCATATGAACATGTGACGGGTTCAGCGGACCATGCGGATTCGCAAGCGCAGCCGCGGAGTGTGGCTGCGCCAAGCAACGCCTTAGACATCGAGGCGCCAAAGCGGGAGAGCCCTCCATTGGGACACCACCGCTTAGATCCTCTTGGTCTACGACAACCAAAGCAGCCATCGCCAATTCCAGAGCAGCCTGGAAATCAAGGGGAACAATATGCGCAAAAAGCAACCGAGTCGGCACACGAGGAGCCGTTGGCATCGACCGAGACCCCTGGCATGTCCTTGGGCTCCAACCCCCTGAGTTCAGTATCATCCACGGGTCAAGGGCCTGAAGTAGGCCCGGGTCAACCAGGGAACGAGAGCCAGACGGTCAtcaaggaagaggatgaggaggtgctggaggacgaggagatgaTAGAAGGGGAcggagatggtgatgctcAGCCACAACCCCAGACTGCGGCTGAGAGGACCGCCCAGCGACGCAAGATGAAGCGCTTCAG ACTTACGCACCAGCAAACCCGATTTCTGATGAGTGAGTTTGCGAAGCAACCACACCCAGATGCAGCTCACCGCGAACGTTTGTCTCGCGAAATTCCGGGACTGAGTCCACGCCAGGTGCAAGTGTGGTTTCAAAACAG ACGCGCCAAAATAAAACGTTTGACGGCGGACGATCGTGAACGTATGATCAAAATGAGAGCTGTCCCCGAGGACTTTGACAACTTGGGCGCTCTCCACTCCCCATACGGTGCAGTTCATGGACTGGGAGCCCCTATGGCGTCTCCTGTTGACCTTGGAGGATCGTCGTACGACCATATGATGCGCCCGCTAATGGTGGATGTTCGGCGATCTGATGGAGATGAGCACCTCTCACCCACCGGTTTGAGCACTGCCTTTGGTGGCATAGGCTTCAACCCTTCGAATTCGCTCAGTTCGCCCGACATACTTTCTCCATTATCACCAACATCGACCGATCGCTACGGCTACTCGAGTCATATGTCGTCGGGGCCTTTGAGTGGTGGGCCAAGAACATCGAATCCATTTGCACGACAGCCAAGCATCGACAGCAGCATGCAGATGCATAGTCATCATTCGAGACAACAAATACGGCCTCTGCAGCCACTTCACCTCCGAGATACCATGACGCGATCACGCTCCGACTCGCTACAGTCGCCTCTACGATCCAGCATGTCCTGGAAGGGTGATTCTCTTGATTACACTACTTACCACGGCGGGAATCCATCTCCCCAGTTAGGTGGTCGGCCACACGGGTTGTATCAGCAGGATCAGGTTGGCGGATCATCTGGGAGCGGGCTAGGGGGCTATGATTCGAGCAGCTACTCTG GCTCTACTGTACAATCCCCAACTCACATGAACTACCCGAATTACCAATCCTCTAGCCTTCAACAAAGCCAACAGCGTGGGTCACGTCTGCGAgccgcctcggcctcatTACCACTTGGCCTCGATCTTCGAACCCAGTACCGGTCCTCTGTCGGGTCCGGCAACATGCAATCAGCGACTCATTCTCCAGGTCCACGCACGACATCAACCTCACAATTAGGGGGCGTGTCCTCTAGTTATACCGCGAGTTTTCCATCGGCCCCTCTTACCGCCCCTGTCGACTTCTCTTTGCCTCGCACGCCCGGATACCGGTCAACAGGAAGTGATTATTCGATGCCACAAATGAGCGCCCCGATCGCGCCACCAAACGACTTTTCCCAGGCCTTCCAAGCGAGCATGAGCAATTCGAGCTCGAGGACACCAATCAGGGATTCTTTTGGGGGTGGTCACGGACCTCTGGGCTTGGGACAGCAGAGCCAAAGCTCAGTCGATCGCAACGATGACTACTCGCAAGATCCGCTCGGCATGAAGCGCAAGCGAAGCTTTACGGCGGCCACATCTTCTGCGAACTCGGGGCCGAGTGTGTATGGAGCAACTTCATGA
- a CDS encoding uncharacterized protein (EggNog:ENOG503NVYG; COG:P), with amino-acid sequence MPSEKPPLPPGGGGGEQLLPTHAAAAAVSLPQPPAPSSSPSPSSNGKPEEPWHRIHLGRGMYLDIKRRLPYYWSDWTDAWDYRVVPATVYMFFANILPALAFSLDMLHKTNGEYGVNETLLASVLGAVVFSVGACQPIVIVGVTGPITVFNYTVYNIMKDSGTYYLGFMCWIGLWSLVFHWVLAVTNSCNWLSYVTRFPCDIFGFYVALIYLQKGVQILETLGDGSPFWLSVVVSLLVFCIAYICGEIGTKSTLFKHWIRVFIKDYGTPLTVIFFTGFAHMGRMKNVPLETLPTGVAFMPTVESRGWFVHFWDLPIGHVFLAIPFAVLLTVLFWFDHNVSSLIAQGSEYPLRKPAGFHWDLFLLGLTTGISGLLGLPFPNGLIPQAPFHTESLCVTEVVTSSSSSSSSSSSSSSSSSSSSSSSSSSSFEHGGKPQLKATHVVEQRVSNLAQGLITLVAMTGPLLSVLHLIPQGVLAGLFFIMGFQALEGNGITLKLVYLLQERRLRPRDSPLRGCPDKKIWLFVGLELLGFAATFAITQTVAAVGFPVFIILLIPVRAVVLPRWLGEGELGVLDGPTASEFTMISCGGNSFGGRSAGSGNGQRDQGAVLEGEGAGEETDGDGSGGRRKRRGDEEMGESRGLEVGGEGGVTRRRLSRGQNTGDEINRA; translated from the exons ATGCCATCAGAGAAACCGCCATTACCacccggaggaggaggaggtgaacaGCTCCTCCCAACtcacgccgccgccgccgccgtctcattacctcaaccccccgccccatcatcatcaccatcaccatcatcaaacggCAAACCAGAAGAGCCATGGCACAGAATCCACCTCGGCCGAGGCATGTACCTCGACATCAAACGCCGCCTGCCCTACTACTGGTCCGACTGGACCGACGCCTGGGATTACCGTGTCGTGCCGGCGACGGTGTACATGTTTTTTGCCAACATCCTGCCCGCGTTGGCGTTCAGTCTGGACATGCTGCACAAGACGAACGGGGAGTACGGAGTGAACGAGACGCTGTTGGCTAGTGTGctgggggcggtggtgtttagTGTGGGAGCGTGCCAGCCGATTGTGATTGTGGGGGTTACGGGGCCGATTACGGTTTTTAATTA TACGGTGTATAATATCATGAAGGACTCTGGGACTTACTACCTTGGGTTCATGTGCTGGATTGGACTGTGGAGTTTGGTGTTTCATTGGGTTTTGGCGGTGACGAATTCTTGTAATTG GCTTAGCTATGTCACCCGCTTTCCCTGTGACATCTTTGGCTTCTACGTCGCGCTTATTTATCTCCAAAAGGGCGTTCAAATCCTCGAGACGCTCGGTGACGGCTCGCCGTTTTGGCTGTCGGTTGTTGTGTCGCTGCTTGTCTTTTGCATTGCTTATATATGTGGAGAGATTGGCACAAAATCCACGCTGTTCAAGCACTGGATTAGGGTGTTTATCAAAGACTACGGCACCCCGTTGACGGTGATTTTTTTTACGGGGTTTGCCCACATGGGCAGGATGAAGAATGTGCCTTTGGAGACGCTTCCGACGGGTGTAGCGTTTATGCCGACGGTGGAGtcgagggggtggtttgttCACTTTTGGGACTTGCCGATAGGGCACGTGTTTTTGGCGATTCCGTTTGCGGTTTTGTTGACggtgttgttttggtttgaTCACAATG TATCCTCCCTCATAGCCCAAGGCTCAGAGTACCCCCTCCGCAAACCAGCCGGCTTCCACTGGGACCTCTTTCTGCTAGGTCTCACAACGGGAATCTCGGGGCTGTTGGGCCTGCCGTTTCCTAACGGTCTGATACCCCAAGCCCCTTTTCACACCGAGTCCCTCTGCGTAACAGAAGTCgtcacctcttcctcttcctcgtcctcttcctcttcctcgtcctcttcctcttcctcgtcctcttcctcttcctcgtcctcttcctctttcgAGCATGGCGGCAAACCCCAACTGAAAGCAACCCACGTGGTGGAACAACGCGtctccaacctcgcccaggGGCTGATAACACTCGTCGCCATGACGGGCCCGCTTCTGTCGGTGCTGCATCTCATCCCGCAGGGGGTTCTggcggggttgttttttATTATGGGGTTCCAGGCGCTGGAGGGGAATGGGATCACGCTGAAGTTGGTGTATTTGCTTCAGGAGAGGAGGCTCAGGCCGAGGGACAGTCCGTTGAGGGGGTGTCCTGACAAGAAGATCTGGTTgtttgttgggttggagTTGCTTGGGTTTGCGGCGACGTTTGCGATTACGCAgacggtggcggcggtggggtttCCGGTTTTTATCATTTTGTTGATTCCGGTtagggcggtggtgctgcctaggtggttgggggagggggagttgggggtgcTGGATGGGCCGACTGCGAGTGAGTTTACGATGATTAGCTGTGGGGGGAATAGCTTTGGGGGAAGGTCTGCGGGGAGTGGGAACGGGCAGAGGGATCAAGGGgcggttttggagggggagggcgctggggaggagacggatggggatgggtcgggggggaggaggaagaggaggggcgatgaggagatgggggagagcAGGGGGCTagaggttggtggggaggggggggttaccaggaggaggttgagcagGGGGCAGAATACGGGGGATGAGATCAATAGGGCCTGA
- the AFG3 gene encoding AAA ATPase afg3 (MEROPS:MER0002605; EggNog:ENOG503NV7Y; COG:O), translating to MLEDIQEFQAQQEEVEEERRKRAEREARSVSFESRKPGEKEEGEKQDGEGKQDGEGKQDGEGKQKGQQRKRGTPPPRPGFQLSDTMSWVVGAILLYPLLSLFMGGDNSREITWQELRRTFLDKGLVKKLIVDHDRVKVELDREAVNSVYPGSTAGKPGFHYYFTIGSIDAFERRLDEAQQELGIPTSDRIPVSYASESNFSNLLIAFGPTLMIMGLLIWSARRAGAGMGGGGSGVFGFGKSKAKEFNHDAAVKVKFADVAGMDEAKTEIMEFVSFLKSPERFQRLGAKIPRGAILSGPPGTGKTLLAKATAGESQVPFYSVSGSEFVEMFVGVGASRVRDLFSTARKNAPCIVFIDEIDAVGKSRSEGGGFRGGGNDERESTLNQILTEMDGFNTSEQVVVLAGTNRPDILDKALMRPGRFDRHIHIDRPTMKGRQEIFKVHLKKILTNEDLTYLTGRLAALTPGFAGADIANAVNEAALIAARANASSVAMIHFEQAIERVIGGLERKSLVLDPEEKRTVAYHEAGHAVCGWYFRWADPLLKVSIIPRGQGALGYAQYLPATDAYLMSTNQLMDRMAMTLGGRVSEELHFPTVTTGASDDFKKVTHMATTMVTQWGMSKKLGPLHFNNDENQLKKPFAESTAQMIDAEVRRIVDEAYKQCKDLLTARKKEVGIVAEELLKKEVLSRDDLVRLLGPREWPEKEEFSKYFDGKGGKGTAAPPFPTESTDTPGGPEPAMKEHEEGEEKR from the exons ATGCTGGAGGATATTCAGGAGTTTCAGGcacagcaggaggaggtcgaggaggagaggaggaagagggcggagagggaagCGAGGAGTGTGAGTTTTGAGAGTAGGAAGcctggggagaaggaggagggggagaagcaggatggggaggggaagcaggatggggaagggaagcaggatggggaggggaagcagAAGGGACAGcaaaggaagagggggacGCCACCGCCTAGACCGGGATTCCAGCTGTCGGACACCATGAGCTGGGTGGTGGGTGCTATTTTGCTGTATCCCCTGCTGTCGCTGTTTATGGGTGGGGATAACTCTAGGGAGATCACCTGGCAGGAGCTGCGGAGGACGTTTTTGGACAAGGGCTTGGTCAAGAAGCTGATTGTTGATCACGACCGGGTCAAGGTTGAGCTGGATAGGGAGGCGGTCAACTCTGTTTACCCTGGGTCTACTGCTGGCAAGCCTGGGTTTCATTACTACTTCACCATTGGCTCTATTGATGCCTTTGAGAGGAGACTGGACGAGGCGCAGCAGGAACTGGGGATCCCGACCTCGGACAGGATACCGGTCTCGTATGCCTCTGAGAGCAACTTCAGCAACTTGTTGATTGCTTTTGGGCCGACGTTGATGATCATGGGTCTGTTGATCTGGTCGGCGAGACGGGCCGGTGCTGgtatgggtggtggtgggagcggCGTCTTTGGTTTCGGCAAGAGCAAGGCCAAAGAGTTCAACCATGATGCGGCTGTCAAGGTCAAGTTTGCGGATGTGGCGGGTATGGATGAGGCCAAGACGGAGATTATGGAGTTTGTGAGCTTCTTGAAGTCGCCGGAGCGGTTCCAGAGGCTGGGTGCCAAGATCCCGAGGGGTGCGATCTTGTCTGGTCCGCCCGGTACTGGCAAGACGCTTTTGGCCAAAGCCACGGCTGGCGAATCTCAGGTGCCGTTTTATTCTGTCAGTGGCTCCGAGTTCGTCGAGATGtttgtcggtgttggtgccTCGAGGGTTCGGGATCTGTTTTCGACCGCGAGAAAGAACGCTCCCTGCATCGTCTTTATCGATGAGATTGATGCGGTTGGAAAGTCCCGTTCGGAGGGCGGCGGCTTCAGGGGCGGTGGCAACGACGAACGGGAGTCGACGCTGAACCAGATCTTGACCGAGATGGACGGCTTCAACACCTCGGAGCAGGTTGTTGTGTTGGCCGGCACGAACAGACCTGACATTCTCGACAAGGCTCTGATGCGTCCTGGCCGTTTTGACAGACATATCCACATTGATCGGCCGACGATGAAGGGTCGTCAGGAGATTTTCAAGGTGCATCTTAAGAAGATTCTGACGAATGAGGATTTGACCTACTTGACTGGTCGGTTGGCCGCGTTGACTCCTGGGTTTGCCGGAGCTGACATTGCCAATGCGGTCAACGAGGCTGCTCTTATTG CTGCTCGTGCCAACGCTTCCAGTGTTGCCATGATCCACTTCGAGCAGGCCATCGAGCGTGTCATTGGTGGTCTTGAGCGCAAGTCTCTCGTCCTCGACCCCGAAGAGAAGAGGACAGTTGCCTATCACGAAGCTGGTCACGCTGTTTGCGGCTGGTACTTCCGGTGGGCTGACCCTCTCCTCAAGGtgtccatcatcccccgtGGCCAGGGCGCTCTCGGTTACGCCCAGTACCTCCCCGCCACCGACGCTTACCTCATGTCGACCAACCAGCTCATGGACCGCATGGCCATGACCCTCGGCGGTCGCGTCTCTGAGGAGCTTCACTTCcccaccgtcaccaccggTGCTTCTGACGACTTCAAGAAGGTCACCCACatggccaccaccatggTCACCCAATGGGGCATGTCCAAGAAGCTCGGACCGCTCCACTTCAACAACGACGAGAACCAGCTCAAGAAGCCGTTTGCCGAGTCGACCGCCCAGATGATTGACGCCGAGGTCCGGAGAATCGTGGACGAGGCGTACAAGCAGTGCAAGGACCTGCtgacggcgaggaagaaggaggttgggattgtggccgaggagctgctgaagaaggaggtgctGAGCAGAGATGACCTGGTCAGGCTGCTGGGACCGAGGGAGTGgccggagaaggaggagttttCCAAGTACTTTGACGGAAAGGGGGGCAAGGGGACGGCCGCACCGCCTTTTCCCACCGAGAGCACGGATACACCTGGGGGTCCGGAGCCTGCTATGAAGGAgcatgaggagggagaggagaagaggtga
- a CDS encoding uncharacterized protein (EggNog:ENOG503NWH1; COG:K) has translation MDHMHGGFQMPIQPPPLMNPPPQIFGGYAEHGMPMPQLPPDLMATQMFGDHGLLEDTNEAKRRRIARACDMCRKKKIKCDGKLPACTHCINYKTDCVFTQVEKKRNPPKGAKYIEGLENRLGRMEHLLRLSGLLGEDDNGATDLGTLEKKLAEKQQRSRQASQAASNPTSPSQATSGHDGNVSTPQSSLASPEPAKDSKDKRKSITPEKDGEGEEQEEVAELSEMMCSLVTNNIGETRYIGSSSGFSIFSPKGIQWVNEKMGDSSFQQMISDVSIDDHKWTAWKPDVFGDLFRRVIFRDLPPKNEALSLLKDYFENFNCMFPLFHQPTFMHLVERQYSSDPYTGSGWWASLNVALAIAHRLRVMSNLVPQEEDDKAWAYMKNAMACFSEIVMRCTDLLSVQALLGMAMFMQGTPNPQPSSLIIATAIRLAHTIGLHKKGTNFNLNPIEIEQRKRVFWIAYMLDKDLCLRSGRPPAQDDSDMNVELPDADPADGIGNIPLADGKGKMNLFRVMCELSIVESRVYNRLYSTEATKQSDGELLNTIGELDQELENWKDRIPIDFRPEHEIKASHTPLILHIVMLHFNYYNCLTTIHRMSIHHGYWTSRLSNYAIQGLNARPLNPRIFSSAALCTSAARASISLLKYIPQGDFSCVWMVLYFPVSALVTLFGNVLQNPLDPRARSDAKLMNVVVNFLSMLGVEAETGGVHRMLGVCSEFERIAKVVVEKAEKEHANRRKRKNTEQPAAKTTATGDSPSFNPNPAAAAPTPRPTTAGSATPQASHSMNNQHQPPNNNLSPPPNDHRSPPNTGFGPINGAANGQGTMSSSSSPGMAPTGWHGDFAAAPPNGGGGVPGGGGGDYGGYDMGGFDPMNSVTMGGTGGLTSPPLGGGFFQQPMLPQDLFSLPMTLDWDWAEMSGGAYPSVENGNFGEEVSGRM, from the exons ATGGACCACATGCACGGGGGCTTTCAGATGCCCatacaaccaccaccgcttaTGAATCCACCGCCCCAGATCTTCGGCGGCTATGCTGAACATGGCATGCCTATGCCGCAACTACCACCTGACCTTATGGCTACTCAAATGTTTGGAGACCATGGGCTACTTGAAGACACAAACGAagcaaagaggaggaggatcgcAAGG GCATGCGATATGtgcaggaagaagaagatcaaaTGCGACGGAAAATTACCAGCATGCACACACTGCATCAACTACAAGACCGACTGCGTCTTCACAcaggtggagaagaagaggaatCCGCCCAAGGG GGCCAAATACATCGAAGGTCTCGAGAACAGATTAGGTCGTATGGAACACCTGTTGAGGCTGTCAG GTCTGCTTGGGGAAGATGACAATGGCGCTACCGATCTGGGGacgttggagaagaagcttgCGGAGAAGCAGCAGCGGTCGAGACAGGCTTCTCAGGCTGCGTCGAATCCAACGTCGCCATCACAGGCCACGTCGGGGCATGATGGCAATGTCTCCACTCCTCAGAGCTCCTTGGCTTCGCCGGAGCCAGCAAAGGATAGTAAGGATAAGAGGAAGTCTATCACGCCAGAaaaggatggagagggagaggagcaggaggaggttgctgagcTGAGTGAGATGATGTGCTCGCTAGTCACCAATAACATTGGTGAGACGAGATATATTG GCTCCTCGTCCGgtttctccatcttctcaccCAAGGGTATCCAGTGGGTGAATGAGAAGATGGGCGATTCTTCGTTCCAGCAGATGATCTCTGATGTCTCGATCGACGATCACAAGTGGACTGCATGGAAGCCTGATGTGTTTGGTGACCTCTTCCGCCGAGTCATCTTCCGTGACCTGCCACCAAAGAACGAGGCCCTTTCGCTGCTCAAGGACTATTTCGAGAACTTCAACTGCATGTTCCCACTCTTCCACCAACCGACGTTTATGCATCTGGTAGAGCGACAATATTCCAGCGACCCATACACTGGATCTGGATGGTGGGCGAGTTTGAACGTGGCTCTGGCTATCGCTCATCGGCTACGGGTGATGAGCAACCTTGTACcacaggaagaggacgacaaGGCTTGGGCATACATGAAGAACGCCATGGCTTGCTTTTCGGAGATTGTGATGCGCTGCACGGATCTGCTTAGTGTGCAGGCTCTGCTGGGTATGGCTATGTTTATGCAAGGCACTCCTAACCCGCAGCCATCGTCACTTATCATTGCGACTGCCATCCGACTGGCGCACACCATCGGCCTTCACAAGAAGGGCACCAACTTCAATTTGAACCCGATCGAAATCGAGCAGCGCAAGAGAGTGTTTTGGATTGCCTACATGCTGGACAAGGATCTTTGCCTCCGATCAGGAAGACCACCGGCACAGGATGATAGCGACATGAACGTCGAGCTGCCTGACGCTGACCCGGCGGATGGCATCGGAAACATTCCGCTGGCGGACGGAAAGGGGAAGATGAACCTGTTTAGGGTTATGTGCGAGCTATCCATTGTTGAGAGCAGGGTTTACAACAGGTTGTACTCGACAGAGGCGACAAAGCAGTCTGATGGCGAGCTCTTGAACACCATTGGCGAACTCGACCAGGAGCTTGAGAACTGGAAGGACAGGATTCCCATCGACTTCCGACCGGAACACGAAATCAAGGCATCGCACACGCCGCTGATACTGCACATCGTCATGCTGCACTTTAACTATTACAACTGCTTGACGACAATTCACCGGATGTCGATTCATCATGGGTATTGGACCAGCAGGTTGTCCAACTATGCTATTCAGGGGCTTAATGCTAGGCCATTGAACCCTCGCATTTTCTCATCGGCGGCGTTGTGCACTTCGGCTGCTAGGGCGTCGATTTCTCTGCTCAAGTACATCCCTCAGGGGGATTTCTCTTGTGTTTG GATGGTCCTCTACTTCCCAGTATCAGCCCTCGTTACCCTCTTCGGCAACGTGTTGCAAAATCCACTGGACCCAAGAGCCCGGTCAGACGCAAAGCTTATGAACGTGGTGGTCAACTTCTTGTCTATGCTCGGCGTAGAAGCCGAGACAGGTGGTGTCCACCGTATGCTGGGAGTTTGTTCAGAGTTTGAGCGGATTGcaaaggtggtggtggaaaaggcggagaaggaaCACGCCAACaggcggaagaggaagaataCCGAGCAACCAGCTGCCAAGACAACTGCTACTGGAGACTCCCCatccttcaaccccaacccagcagccGCCGCCCCTACACCCcggccaacaacagccggcTCTGCCACACCACAAGCATCCCATTCCATGAACAACCAGCATCAGCCCCCGAACAACAACctttccccaccaccaaacgaCCAccgctcaccaccaaacactGGATTCGGCCCGATAAACGGCGCCGCCAACGGCCAAGGGACAATGAGCTCGAGTTCGTCGCCTGGTATGGCGCCAACGGGGTGGCATGGGGATTTTGCAGCTGCGCCTCCGAATGGTGGAGGCGGTGTtccgggtggtggtggtggtgattacGGGGGGTATGATATGGGAGGATTTGATCCGATGAATTCAGTTACGATGGGAGGGACAGGGGGACTGACGAGCCCGCcgctggggggagggttctTTCAGCAGCCTATGTTGCCGCAGGACTTGTTTAGCTTGCCGATGACGTTGGATTGGGATTGGGCCGAGATGAGCGGGGGGGCGTATCCTAGTGTGGAGAATGGGaattttggggaggaggtgtctGGGAGGATGTAG
- the MRPL35 gene encoding mitochondrial 54S ribosomal protein YmL35 (COG:S; EggNog:ENOG503NXRG; BUSCO:EOG09262U7S), whose translation MSGTQQVARPLVRSLRQATSTTATCQSRPIVAAIRQFSSTPSRSDEPTTTTPAGSDAQKLAADAAVLVQKKASEITAIKQGSEEELAKLLSPELGSRRRRAAIATTGDIPFEQLPYQCFQEARKVLAKDREEKIAKIKAELARIKRIEQTDASTYRGGEVFKQKRLESLRKHVEELKIQADINDPMVKRRFEDGHGDMNKPIYRYLAENKWRSMDYKIITQRIHQFNIVPDILPKFDPTMDVKMTFRGYKAPPGTILDSLITESPPNLRMQVFNSGERLLSVVVMDSDVPNPETDSYGRRLHFMVTNIPWSPTSTSLNLHRLNSKTSSESPQGGLPEDGTLAIPWLPPTAQKGSPYHRLSVFVLEHNNNQPLDLAKLKEMYGGREGFSLKSFRDKFDLNPVGFTLFRSVWDEHTAEVMARHGIPGADVEFKQPRVHSLKPPRKARGWEAKRQKPKYKSLWKYSKRIKGLKY comes from the exons ATGTCGGGGACTCAGCAGGTTGCCCGGCCCCTTGTGCGGTCTCTCAGGCAAGCTACCAGCACCACGGCAACATGTCAGTCCAGGCCAATCGTCGCCGCTATTCGCCAATTTTCGTCGACCCCCAGTCGCAGCGATGAGCCCACGACGACAACCCCCGCAGGATCGGATGCGCAGAAGCTCGCCGCTGATGCTGCCGTTCTTGTTCAGAAGAAGGCCTCAGAGATCACAGCAATCAAGCAGGGAtcagaggaggagctggccaagCTGCTGTCACCAGAACTTGGTTCTAGGAGAAGGAGAGCTGCTATTGCTACCACAGGCGACATTCCTTTCGAGCAGCTGCCATACCAGTGCTTCCAGGAGGCCCGCAAGGTTTTGGCCAAGGACAGAGAGGAGAAGAtcgccaagatcaaggcaGAGCTGGCGAGAATCAAGCGGATAGAGCAGACAGACGCCAGCACTTACAGAGGAGGCGAGGTGTTTAAGCAGAAGCGGTTGGAGAGTTTGAGGAAACAtgtcgaggagctcaagatTCAGGCCGATATCAACGACCCGATGGTCAAGAGGCGGTTCGAGGACGGGCACG GTGACATGAACAAGCCCATCTACCGCTACCTTGCCGAAAACAAGTGGCGCTCCATGGACTACAAGATCATCACCCAGCGTATCCACCAGTTCAACATCGTCCccgacatcctccccaagTTCGACCCAACCATGGACGTCAAGATGACCTTCCGCGGCTACAAAGCACCCCCCGGAACCATCCTCGACTCGCTCATCACCGAAagcccccccaacctccgcATGCAAGTCTTCAACTCTGGCGAGCGTCTCCTCTCCGTCGTGGTAATGGACTCGGACGTTCCCAACCCGGAGACGGACTCGTACGGCCGCCGGCTGCACTTCATGGTCACCAACATTCCCTGGTCTCCCACTTCGACTTCCCTCAACCTTCACCGTCTCAACTCCAAAACCAGCTCTGAATCCCCCCAGGGCGGCCTCCCCGAAGACGGCACCCTCGCCATCCCTTGGCTGCCCCCCACTGCCCAAAAGGGCTCGCCTTATCACCGCCTGAGCGTGTTTGTTCTTgagcacaacaacaaccagcctCTTGATCTtgccaagctcaaggagatgTACGGTGGGAGAGAAGGGTTCTCGCTCAAGTCGTTTAGGGATAAGTTTGATCTTAATCCGGTCGGGTTCACGCTTTTCAGGAGCGTGTGGGATGAGCATACGGCTGAGGTGATGGCTAGGCATGGTATTCCGGGGGCGGATGTTGAGTTTAAGCAGCCGCGGGTGCACTCGCTGAAGCCGCCTAGGAAGGCGAGGGGCTGGGAGGCGAAGAGGCAGAAGCCCAAGTACAAGAGCTTGTGGAAGTACTCCAAGAGGATTAAGGGGCTCAAGTATTAG